The following nucleotide sequence is from Bacteroidota bacterium.
AACATAATGAAAAAATTAGTACTTATTTTATCAATGGTCACCGCGTTTACATTTGTAAATGGTCAAGGCCGCACAGTAGATTTAGCAGTAACAAACTTTACCAAGCCAGAAAGAATTCCTAATGGAGGTCCAATTGATTATAGTTTTTCAGTTAAGAATGGCGGTACCGATGTTATGAAAGTGGGTGACACTGTACTTTTTAGATTTATTCTTAACAATCAGAATGCAATAGGCTTTTTCTATAATGCCATTGCTAAAGATATACCTGTGGGCGATAGTTTAACTATTAGTGGGAAAATTAACATCAATATTGCTATAACAGGCGGTTTCAAAGGTTCTTTTTGTGTTGATGCTTTTGCTTGGAATCCCAGTGCAGATTCTATAAAGTTAGAAACAGTAGCCACAATGAGCGATAACAGATTTTGCAATAGTATACAATTTGGCGATTGGGACGCTGGTGTAAGCAGTATAGCTAGCATTTCTGCTTTAAATGTGTTCCCCAATCCTGCAAAAGACCAGTTCTATATTTCATATACCACTGAGAAATCATCTGACGTGGCTATTCGTTTAATGGATATTGCTGGTCGTGAAGTAGCAGTACCTGTTAAGGAAAGACAACAGGCAGGCACTCATATCGAGCAAATTAATACCTCCAATTTAGCTGCCGGTGTATATTTTTACCAAATATATATGGATGGCCAAACACAAACTGGTAAAATTACCATCGAATAATTTATTATATAATATTTTTAAAAACCCGTCTCGTCATTGTACGAGACGGGTTTTTTTATGCAGTGTAAATTATGTTTGGATAACTTTTTACAATAATTTTGAGCATCCATTTGCCCAGTCACAAAACAAATTGTAATTTGCAGGCGTTTTAAAGAAAGGAAAACTTTTGGAAAGTTCATAACTTTCCAAAAGTTAAAATTATATAGAAAATGGATTCACTAAAAAATAAATTTGCAGAGAAAGCTCTGCCCGAAGTAGTAAAAATCAAAGAATTTGCCAAAGCCCACGGCAATAAAGTAATAGGTACCTACACCATCGATGATATATATGGTGGTATGAAAGGAATTACAGGACTTGTTACTGAAACGTCGTTGCTCGACTCAAATGAGGGCATTCGTTTTCGCGGATATTCAATTCCAGAGTTGCGTGAAAAATTGCAGCATTTTGTGGAAGGTGGAAGCGAACCAATTCCCGAAGCTATATTTTATTTGATGTTGATGGGTGAGATTCCATCGAATGAAGATGTACAAAACCTTACCAATAACTGGGCACGCCGTGCTATAGTGCCCCGCCATGTATTTAATGTGCTGGATGCACTGCCCCGCACCACGCATCCCATGACGCAGTTTACCATTGCTATTATGGCCATGCAAACAGAAAGTGTGTTCGCTGCTTCATATCGGAAAGGCATCAACAAAAAAGATTATTGGGATCCTACCTACGAAGATGTGATGAACCTTATAGCCCGTCTGCCCCGTGTTGCAGCTTATATATATAGACGTACTTATAAAAATGATGAACATATAGAACCCGATCCAAAACTCGACTGGGCCGGTAATTTTGGCCACATGCTAGGTTACGATGAACCTGATTTTGCCGAGTTGATGCGTTTATATATGACCATACACAGCGACCACGAAGGCGGAAATGTATCGGCACACTCTACACATTTGGTAGGTTCAGCTTTAAGCGATCCTTATCTTGCTTTTGCTGCAGGTATGAATGGGCTTGCTGGCCCATTGCATGGATTGGCCAATCAAGAAGTGATTCGTTGGTTGCAAGGGATGTGCGAATCATTAAATACAAAACGCCCTAGCAAAGAACAAATTGCACAATATGTAAAAGATACTTTAGCTCAAGGGCAAGTAGTACCTGGTTACGGCCACGCAGTATTGCGTAAAACCGATCCTAGATTCATTTCTCAAATGGGTTTTGCCAAAAAACACATGCCCGATGATGATATGGTAAACACCGTATGGAATGTATATGAAGTAGTACCCCCGATTTTAGAATCATTAGGTAAAGTAAAAAACCCTTGGCCCAATGTTGATGCACATAGTGGAGCATTATTACAACATTATGGTTTGGTAGAAGAAGATTTCTATACTGTTATGTTTGGAGTAAGTAGGTCACTAGGTGTAATGGCTTCATTATGTTGGGACCGTGCACTAAGCTTGCCACTTGAAAGACCCAAATCTATTACTACCGAGGCTTTAATGAAAATGGTTTAATAGTGAAAAGTTATTCGCCGCGGCGAACTAAAGGTTAAAAGTTAGAAGTGATTCGCCACGGCGAACTAAAGGTTAAAAGTCCTGACGCAAACAAAACTGCCAACTGTCAACTGCAAGACCTGAGCGTATTCGATGGGTCAACTACCAACTTCAAACAGTCAACTACAAACTAAAAAAAATATGAAATATATATATATACTCGCATTGGCAACTACAATACTGTTTGCCTGCAAAAATAGCCGCACTGCTGAATCAGCAAGAGAGGGAGGTGAAAGACAAAATTTCAAAACCCAAAATGAAGTGGATGAAGAAATTATTAAAAAGCATGTGGCTGAAAAAAAACTGAACGGAAAATTTATCAGTGGAGGTATTTATGCCATTATAGCTGATAGTGGAAAAGGGGAAAGAAATCCAACCGCAAAGGATAATGTAACCGTAAAGTATAAAGGTTATTTCTTAAATGGAAATATATTTGACCAATCAAAAGAGGGAGATTTTACATTTATGTTCAATAGTGTCATACAGGGTTGGGGCTTGTCAGTTGCTCAATTAAAAAAAGGAGGGTCAGGTACATTTATTATACCTTCCTCATTGGCCTATGGTCCTAATCCCAATGGTCAAATTCCTGCAAATGCAGTATTGGCATTTGATATAACGCTAGTGGATATTAAGTAAACCTGTGGCCAAACAGAGCACCATATATGTGTGCCAGCAATGTGGTTTTGAAGCACACAAATGGTTGGGCAAATGCCCTTCATGCAGTAATTGGAATTCGTTTGTAGAAGAATTTAAAACCAAAACAAAATCAGGTCAGGCTTCGCCAAACAGCGATCACAAACCGATAGCATTACCTCAAATATCAACAACCAGCAACGAGCGTATTATAACTCCCGATGAAGAGTTTAACCGCGTATTGGGTGGCGGTATAGTTCCGGGTTCTTTGATATTAATAGGTGGAGAGCCCGGCATTGGAAAAAGCACATTGATGCTGCAAGTTGCCACACAATTTACCACAGGAAATGTATTATATATATCGGGTGAGGAAAGTGGTTCGCAAATTAGAATGCGTGCCGAACGTTTGAATAAATTACCCGACAATTGTTATATATTAACCGAGACTGTCACCAATCAAGTTATTAAACAAATTAAGGAATTACAACCATCGCTAGTTATAGTAGACTCTATACAAACCATGCGGAATGAATATGTGGAAAGTGCCCCCGGAAGTGTATCACAAATAAGAGAAAGTGCGGCCGATTTTATGCGGTTGGCCAAGGATGAGGATATTCCTATAATATTAATCGGACATATTACAAAAGATGGTTCGCTTGCAGGTCCAAAAGTATTGGAGCACATGGTGGATACAGTATTACAATTTGAAGGTGATAAACATAATTTATATAGAATACTTCGCACGATTAAAAATCGTTTTGGTAGTACAAGCGAAATAGGTATATATGAAATGCAAGGCACAGGTTTGCGACAAGTAAGCAATCCTTCTGAGATATTAGTATCGCAGCACGATGGGCCTGTAGCTGGCATTGCTATTGGTGTTACACTGGAAGGAATGCGTCCATTATTAGTAGAAACACAAGCATTGGTGAGCCCTGCAGTATATGGTACCCCACAAAGAACTACCACAGGTTATGATGCCAAAAGATTGAATATGCTTTTAGCAATTTTGGAGAAAAAAGCAGGACAAAGATTGGGTACACAAGATGTGTTTGTAAACATCACAGGTGGATTAAAAATTGACGACACAGGAATTGATTTGGCAGTGGTTTCTGCTATGATAAGTTCATTCACTGATATACCTTTGCCCAATATGGCCACCTTTGCAGGAGAGTTAGGTTTGAGCGGCGAGATACGCCCTGTGAACCGCATAGAGCAACGCATTGCAGAAGCAGAAAAATTGGGATACAAAGAAATATTTATTGCCAAAGGGAATTATCAAAAGTCTCTTAAATCAAAAATTAGTATTAATCCTGTGGGTAAAATTGAGGAACTGATGGGTTTGCTTTTTGGGTAAGTAAAAGTGCTAGATATTATAGACTTTCATCTATTACGTTCTTCATTTTAATACTAGTTCTATCATAATGCCCACTTTCATTTACTGAAATCATTACTTTAGAATTATGGATAGCTTTTTTCATTTCTTTTTCTTTTTTGCAGCCTTTGCTTTGCCATTGAAATCCAAACACAGGTTTATCCAATATTCAAAATCTTTGTTGTTTCTCATTCTTCTTCGCTCACGTATACATAATACCATTTCTTAAACTATAATAGTTCTCCGCCTGTGGCGGATTAGTTTTTAGAATGGTAATGCCGAACTACATCCCGAAAGCATTCGGGATTAGTCCCCCTTTTTTTGGACTATTATATATTGAGTTTCGGTATAACCTTTCATGGGTTTGCCAGTGAATATCATTTCCCTGCAACCCGCTTTGCCTAAAGCTTCTGCGTAAATATCATGATCTATACGGCACATCATTTCAGCTTGCACTACGCCCACACACATTTTTTCATTGAACATAATACATATACCGCCAAACATGTGTTTTTCCTCTACATTACTTAGTTCAAAAAGCTGTTCCCTAATTCGCTGTGCTAATATATCATTATATGCCATAAAGTCTATTTCTTAAATTCCTCGTCAATTAATAGGGCTTCAAATATATATACTTTTAGTAAATAAAAATCAATATTTTTGATATCAGTAAAATCTTTATAATATATTTGTTTTCTATCGCCTTTTTCTAGATAGTTTAAGTCGTCATTCATTAAAAATCCTTTACTAAAACCCATTCTTACGCCTTCATACGATTTCGTTGTGCCCCACAAAACGGAAGCTGGCCAGATAAAAAATATACTTTTATTAATGCTGTAAAATGGAACATGATAGGATAATTTTTCTGTTATATGTGGACTACATTCAAAAATAAGATTGCGTAATGCTTTTTTACTATGATAAGTTCATCATCAGGAAGAAATTCAAGAAACTCCTCTACATTTCGGAAGGATACATTTTGCATTTTGTTCTTATAGTTTGTTGACTTCATTCAATTAACGAACATAGTCTAAAAATTTGGACCTGAAAAATATTTTTCTTCAAACCAGCAAACCATTTTTGAAAAAACTTCGTATTTACGTTAGGCAAGCACCGGCAACCGTACCTATTAAATCTATGAACCAACTCAATATTTATTCAAATGCTGAAAGCACAGTTCTAACTCTGGAAGATATTGCCGTTAATTCTCATATAGTTATATATGATATAACTGGAAAAGCACTACAGCATTATTCTTCTACTGGCGGTAAACAGTGTGTTGATATTTCATCTTTGCCCGAAGGACTGTATTTTATCAATATATTAAAAGATGGGGAAGTTTTGGGTGGGGCTAAGTTTTTGGTATCAGCGGGATAGTATATGGTATCAATTATCAGGTCGCTATCTCGCCGCGGCGTCTAGTACTTGTTACTAAAACAGGCTTGTTTCAGTTGCTCTATATGTTCTACTATATAGTTTTTCTATCCGTTCCTATTTTGTTCCAGCAAAATTGTATTTCTGCCTACTGTATATGCATATAATGTCGAAGGAAAAAAATGGAGTTTAATTTTATTCTTTTCTACAGATATATATGCTATATGATGAGGCGATACTTGGTTTTTTAATAAAGCATCAATGGTATGATATAGCATCACTGTTTTTCCTACTCGTCTTGGACCCATTAATATCACTGCTCTTTTTAGAGAAATGTCTTCCACCAAAGGATAGAATAAATCGAAATATAAATGCTTTTGTATTTGCAAATAGTCCTCGTCAACGGAACCTGTTGCCCACCAAGGGTTTTCTTGCCGCAGCCGTTATATAATATGTTCATTTGTTAAAGGAAGTAGTCCCATTTTGGCTTAAGTAAACGGCAAATGTAAAACTATGCAGATTGAAGTCGTCTTATTTTTACGAAAAGTGACAAACTAAGAAAAAAATGACCTTTTTATAACCTTAGTTTTACAAATTTTTGGAATTTTTTTTGGAAGTACGAGAACCATATCACAGTTTACACAAACGCATTCTCACCCGTAATCTCCATACCCAAAATCAATAAATGTATATCGTGGGTTCCTTCGTAGGTTATTACAGATTCCAAATTCATCATGTGTCGCATAATGGGGTACTCGCCTGTAATGCCCATGCCGCCGTGTATTTGACGGGCTTCGCGGGCAATATGTAAAGCCATATCAACATTGTTTCTTTTTGCCAAAGATATTTGTGCAGGTGTTGCTTTGCCCTCATTCATCAAGTGGCCAAGTCTCCAACATAATAACTGAGCTTTGGTAATTTCCGTGAGCATTTCTGCTAACTTTTTTTGTTGTAATTGAAAACCACCAATAGGTCTTCCAAACTGTTGACGTTCCATCGAATATCTTTTCGCAGAATCGAAACAATCCATCGCCGCTCCTACAGCACCCCAACTAATTCCATAGCGGGCAGAGTTGAGACAAGTCAATGGGCCTTTTAATCCAGTTACATTAGGCAATATATTTTCTTTGGGAACACGCACATTATCAAACACCAACTCACCTGTAGCACTTGCACGCAAGCTCCATTTGCCGTGGGTTTCGGGAGTTGTGAAACCTTCCATGCCACGCTCAACTATGATACCTTGTATTATATCTTGTTCATTTTTGGCCCATACTACAGCTACATCCGCAAATGGTGAATTTGAAATCCACATCTTCGCTCCGTTCAGTATTACATGATCGCCATCTTCTTTAAAATTTGTAACCATACCACTCGGATTACTTCCATGATCGGGCTCAGTAAGTCCGAAGCAACCAAGCCATTCTCCTTTGGCAAGCTTGGGTAAATATTTGTGTTTTTGTTCTTCACTTCCAAATTTATATATAGGATACATCACCAAACTTCCTTGTACCGATGCAGTGCTACGCATACCGCTGTCGCCACGCTCAAGCTCTTGCATCATCAGTCCGTAAGCTATATAATCGAGTCCGCCGCAACCATATTCTGTAGGTAATTGCGGTCCGAATAAACCAACATCGCCCATACTTTTTACAATATGTTGTGGGAAATAATTTTTCTGACAACAGTCTTCTATAATAGGCGATACTTCTTGTTTCACCCATTGGCGAATGGTATCACGAATCAACTTATGTTCATCACTGAACAAGTCATCTAATTGATAAAAATCGGGTGCCTGATAAGCGTCTTGTTTGTTGCTGCGGGTTATATTTTCCATGTATAATTATTATATGTATTCGTCATTCTGAGTCTCGCTTCGAGCGAAGAATCTCATAATAGCATCTCCGAATTCAAGAGATTCTTCGCATTGAATCAATGCTCAGAATGACGGTTAGAAGAGCCACAAAATTAAGCACTAAAACCTAAGTGGCAGAAGGAAAATTTTCAGCAGTGCGTGGGCCCAGTTCTATAGCTTCCAAATTACTCATTTTACCTGCATTAATTTCAAATCGTAAAACCGTACGAACATGATGAAAACCATGCATACCCGCTGCTCCTGGATTCATATGCAAATGCTTGTATTTTTTATCTTGAAATACTTTTAAGATATGCGAATGCCCGCAAATAAAAATCTGAGGCTTGTCTGCTTGTAACCAGTTTTGCAACGTCGCAGTATATATACCTCGTGGATTTCCAATATGTATCATAGAAACTTTCATTCGCTCTGCTTCAAAACATATATATTCAGGAAACTCATCACGAATATTTTTACCATCAATATTTCCATATACACCTTTTATAATAGGACAAATATTTTTGAGAAAAGGAACGGTACTATCATAGTTTCCCCAATCGCCGGCATGCCATATTTCATCACAACCTGCAAATATTCTTTCCAGTTTGGGATCTAGGTAGCTATGGGTGTCTGAGATAAGACCGACTTTCATTTTAATGGTTAATGGTTCCCGACGCGGCGGGGTTAATTATGAATGATTGTTTGTATAAAGTGCCTGTGGTTTATATAAAAATATTTCACTCCACAAATTTTAATGCAAATTTACAAATCCAATAACCATTGTATCGTATCCACCCCATCAGCATAGTCCCAAGCTGTGGGGTACTGAGCTTCGCCAGGTTTGAATGAACTAAGATTAGGCAATGGTTTAGTAGATATAATACATTGTATTTCGTTTTGTTTTTCCAATAATTCAGCCTCCAGTGTTTGCAAATCATTATAATACTCGTAATGGCAAGTAGCTATAGGGCTGGAAATTTGTGTGTTTTGAAACAGTATCAAGAAATTATTATCATATATATGCGATAGGTTCATCAAATGTATCGCTCTTTGATAGGTATAATTGTTTGCATATTTATTATGGTTTACAATATCATTATATTGTTCCAAGGGTTCGTAAAAGTATTTGATATCATAACCTTCGGGCAAGTAAAGTTTAGAAACATTGCGGCAGCCCATCCCGAAATAATCAAAAATATCATGGCCAAGTTTGGCAATTTCTTCCACAGTTTCATCGCCATATATAATAGCCACACCATTTCTGTTTCTGCGGATAATATGCGGTACATTTTTGAAATAACTTGCAAAATGTTGAGCGGTATTATTACTTCCTGTAGCTATTACAGCCTCATAGTTTTCCAGCTTTTCTATAAAGGAAACATTATTATATAATTCTGGTGAAATATTTTTGAGAAGTTCTATAATAAAAGGTATCAATACTTCATCGTTCGAACTCAATTTCACCAACGCTTTATGACCTGTGGCAAGCACACAAATTAAATCATGCAAACCTACCATGGGAATATTGCCAGCCATGATAATACCGATGTTTAAGTTTTTTTTACTATCGGCATCAACAAAATCATATTTCGCCATCCAAGTTTCCATATCGTTTTTAAACATGTCGATATAGGATTGCCATGCTTGCTGCATATTGTCATGGGTGAACCATTGATTTTTGATATTGGCTTGGTGGAAAATCTGTTTCAAAATTTGTGGGTCAACTGCTGCCATAACCTTACCCAGTTCTACAAATGTCGAAGTGCCTAATTTAGAATCCATATAAATTTTTAAGAAATGCAAAATACGGTGATGGGAAAGTGAAAAAATTAAGTAGTTTTGCAAAAAATATTTTAACCCATGGCTATTAAAATTACTGACGAATGTATCAACTGCGGAGCTTGTGAGCCTGAGTGTCCCAACAATGCTATTTATGAATCTGGTGCTCAATGGGCCTTTACCGATGGCACCTCTGTAAGTGGAAGTATAAAAAAAGATGGTGAGGATGTGGAAGTAGGCCATAGGTTTGAACCCGTTTCTGATGATACTTATTATATCACTCCATACAAATGTACGGAGTGTGTAGGATTTCATGAAGAGCCACAATGTGCTGCCGTTTGTCCCGTCGATTGCTGTATCCCCGACCCTGAGCATGTAGATTCGAACGAAGAACTACAGGCCCGCAAAGAAAGTTTGCATTTATAATACTTATTGCGAAGATTATAGAACTTCAAAAGTGTTGATTGTCAGCATATTGTTGTTCGTTGCCAGCAAATATATGGGTTTGCAAAAATTTAATGTAATGACATTTGGATATTTGTCCTTTTTTTTGCATGTTAGATTAGTATATGTGGCTTAAGTTTTTTATTACCCGCTATTTTTGGATAAACCTATTACTGGCTTTGATAGCATTGATAGTGATTGGATTTATTGCCAATATAACATTGGGTATAGTAACACGACATGGCGAGGAGATGAAAGTTCCCGACCTCAAAGGTGTGACCTTGAATAAAGCCATCGAAATTATTGAGCAAAATGGATTGAAATACCAAATACGTGATTCGGTTTTTATGGACAATATGCCACGTATGAGCATCGTTGAGCAAAGTCCCTTGGCCGATGAGAAAGTGAAAAAGGGCAGAATTATATATCTTACCGTGAACGCTCTCGATGTGCCGCAAGTGATGTTGAAGTTTGAACAATTGCATGGCAGCAGCCGCGAAGTAAAAATGTATTTGGAAGGTATGGGCATGAAACTGGGCCAACGAATAGAAAGAAAAGGAACTTACGATGATGTGGTGATTGAAGCAATATATCTTGGACGGAAAATTGCAGAAGATATAGAAGTGCCCAAAGGCAGCAAAATAGATTTGGTTGTGGAGGTAACCAAGCTTAGCAAGCCAGATGAGGATTTGGGTTTGAATGATGAAGTTGAAATCCCAGACCTTATAGATTTAACTTTAGGCGAAGCAAGAGATAAACTGAATGAATTGGGTTTGAAAATGGGGGATCCAATAAAGAAAAATGTTAAAATGGATACGTTGGATGCAACTATTTGGAAGCAAAAACCATCTTTTAAGAAAAATAAACTAATTGAAGTGGGAAGCGAAATTGATGTATATATAAAATGAGTTTAAAAAAGTC
It contains:
- a CDS encoding metallophosphoesterase family protein; translated protein: MKVGLISDTHSYLDPKLERIFAGCDEIWHAGDWGNYDSTVPFLKNICPIIKGVYGNIDGKNIRDEFPEYICFEAERMKVSMIHIGNPRGIYTATLQNWLQADKPQIFICGHSHILKVFQDKKYKHLHMNPGAAGMHGFHHVRTVLRFEINAGKMSNLEAIELGPRTAENFPSAT
- a CDS encoding citrate (Si)-synthase, eukaryotic, which gives rise to MDSLKNKFAEKALPEVVKIKEFAKAHGNKVIGTYTIDDIYGGMKGITGLVTETSLLDSNEGIRFRGYSIPELREKLQHFVEGGSEPIPEAIFYLMLMGEIPSNEDVQNLTNNWARRAIVPRHVFNVLDALPRTTHPMTQFTIAIMAMQTESVFAASYRKGINKKDYWDPTYEDVMNLIARLPRVAAYIYRRTYKNDEHIEPDPKLDWAGNFGHMLGYDEPDFAELMRLYMTIHSDHEGGNVSAHSTHLVGSALSDPYLAFAAGMNGLAGPLHGLANQEVIRWLQGMCESLNTKRPSKEQIAQYVKDTLAQGQVVPGYGHAVLRKTDPRFISQMGFAKKHMPDDDMVNTVWNVYEVVPPILESLGKVKNPWPNVDAHSGALLQHYGLVEEDFYTVMFGVSRSLGVMASLCWDRALSLPLERPKSITTEALMKMV
- a CDS encoding T9SS type A sorting domain-containing protein — translated: MNQLNIYSNAESTVLTLEDIAVNSHIVIYDITGKALQHYSSTGGKQCVDISSLPEGLYFINILKDGEVLGGAKFLVSAG
- a CDS encoding T9SS type A sorting domain-containing protein encodes the protein MKKLVLILSMVTAFTFVNGQGRTVDLAVTNFTKPERIPNGGPIDYSFSVKNGGTDVMKVGDTVLFRFILNNQNAIGFFYNAIAKDIPVGDSLTISGKININIAITGGFKGSFCVDAFAWNPSADSIKLETVATMSDNRFCNSIQFGDWDAGVSSIASISALNVFPNPAKDQFYISYTTEKSSDVAIRLMDIAGREVAVPVKERQQAGTHIEQINTSNLAAGVYFYQIYMDGQTQTGKITIE
- a CDS encoding PASTA domain-containing protein, encoding MWLKFFITRYFWINLLLALIALIVIGFIANITLGIVTRHGEEMKVPDLKGVTLNKAIEIIEQNGLKYQIRDSVFMDNMPRMSIVEQSPLADEKVKKGRIIYLTVNALDVPQVMLKFEQLHGSSREVKMYLEGMGMKLGQRIERKGTYDDVVIEAIYLGRKIAEDIEVPKGSKIDLVVEVTKLSKPDEDLGLNDEVEIPDLIDLTLGEARDKLNELGLKMGDPIKKNVKMDTLDATIWKQKPSFKKNKLIEVGSEIDVYIK
- a CDS encoding 4Fe-4S dicluster domain-containing protein codes for the protein MAIKITDECINCGACEPECPNNAIYESGAQWAFTDGTSVSGSIKKDGEDVEVGHRFEPVSDDTYYITPYKCTECVGFHEEPQCAAVCPVDCCIPDPEHVDSNEELQARKESLHL
- a CDS encoding FKBP-type peptidyl-prolyl cis-trans isomerase, encoding MKYIYILALATTILFACKNSRTAESAREGGERQNFKTQNEVDEEIIKKHVAEKKLNGKFISGGIYAIIADSGKGERNPTAKDNVTVKYKGYFLNGNIFDQSKEGDFTFMFNSVIQGWGLSVAQLKKGGSGTFIIPSSLAYGPNPNGQIPANAVLAFDITLVDIK
- a CDS encoding TfoX/Sxy family protein, with product MAYNDILAQRIREQLFELSNVEEKHMFGGICIMFNEKMCVGVVQAEMMCRIDHDIYAEALGKAGCREMIFTGKPMKGYTETQYIIVQKKGD
- a CDS encoding acyl-CoA reductase, which translates into the protein MDSKLGTSTFVELGKVMAAVDPQILKQIFHQANIKNQWFTHDNMQQAWQSYIDMFKNDMETWMAKYDFVDADSKKNLNIGIIMAGNIPMVGLHDLICVLATGHKALVKLSSNDEVLIPFIIELLKNISPELYNNVSFIEKLENYEAVIATGSNNTAQHFASYFKNVPHIIRRNRNGVAIIYGDETVEEIAKLGHDIFDYFGMGCRNVSKLYLPEGYDIKYFYEPLEQYNDIVNHNKYANNYTYQRAIHLMNLSHIYDNNFLILFQNTQISSPIATCHYEYYNDLQTLEAELLEKQNEIQCIISTKPLPNLSSFKPGEAQYPTAWDYADGVDTIQWLLDL
- a CDS encoding acyl-CoA dehydrogenase family protein; protein product: MENITRSNKQDAYQAPDFYQLDDLFSDEHKLIRDTIRQWVKQEVSPIIEDCCQKNYFPQHIVKSMGDVGLFGPQLPTEYGCGGLDYIAYGLMMQELERGDSGMRSTASVQGSLVMYPIYKFGSEEQKHKYLPKLAKGEWLGCFGLTEPDHGSNPSGMVTNFKEDGDHVILNGAKMWISNSPFADVAVVWAKNEQDIIQGIIVERGMEGFTTPETHGKWSLRASATGELVFDNVRVPKENILPNVTGLKGPLTCLNSARYGISWGAVGAAMDCFDSAKRYSMERQQFGRPIGGFQLQQKKLAEMLTEITKAQLLCWRLGHLMNEGKATPAQISLAKRNNVDMALHIAREARQIHGGMGITGEYPIMRHMMNLESVITYEGTHDIHLLILGMEITGENAFV
- a CDS encoding AAA family ATPase, with the protein product MQIQKHLYFDLFYPLVEDISLKRAVILMGPRRVGKTVMLYHTIDALLKNQVSPHHIAYISVEKNKIKLHFFPSTLYAYTVGRNTILLEQNRNG
- the radA gene encoding DNA repair protein RadA gives rise to the protein MAKQSTIYVCQQCGFEAHKWLGKCPSCSNWNSFVEEFKTKTKSGQASPNSDHKPIALPQISTTSNERIITPDEEFNRVLGGGIVPGSLILIGGEPGIGKSTLMLQVATQFTTGNVLYISGEESGSQIRMRAERLNKLPDNCYILTETVTNQVIKQIKELQPSLVIVDSIQTMRNEYVESAPGSVSQIRESAADFMRLAKDEDIPIILIGHITKDGSLAGPKVLEHMVDTVLQFEGDKHNLYRILRTIKNRFGSTSEIGIYEMQGTGLRQVSNPSEILVSQHDGPVAGIAIGVTLEGMRPLLVETQALVSPAVYGTPQRTTTGYDAKRLNMLLAILEKKAGQRLGTQDVFVNITGGLKIDDTGIDLAVVSAMISSFTDIPLPNMATFAGELGLSGEIRPVNRIEQRIAEAEKLGYKEIFIAKGNYQKSLKSKISINPVGKIEELMGLLFG